Proteins found in one Allorhizobium pseudoryzae genomic segment:
- the sucD gene encoding succinate--CoA ligase subunit alpha: MSILVNKNTKVLVQGLTGKTGTFHTEQALAYYGTQMVGGIHPKKGGESWTGSKGETLPIFATVAEAKEKTGADASVIYVPPAGAADAIIEAIDAEIPFITCITEGIPVMDMVRVKAKLDKSKSRLLGPNCPGILTPEECKIGIMPGSIFRKGSVGIVSRSGTLTYEAVFQTSNEGLGQTTAVGIGGDPVKGTEFIDVLEMFLADEATTSIIMIGEIGGSAEEDAAQFLIDEAKKGRKKPMAGFIAGRTAPKGRTMGHAGAVVSGGKGDAESKIAAMEAAGIKVSPSPARLGKTLVEVLKG; the protein is encoded by the coding sequence ATGTCCATTCTCGTAAACAAGAATACCAAGGTCCTCGTGCAGGGCCTGACCGGCAAGACCGGCACCTTCCACACCGAACAGGCGCTGGCCTATTACGGCACTCAGATGGTCGGCGGTATCCACCCGAAGAAGGGCGGCGAAAGCTGGACCGGCTCGAAGGGTGAAACCCTGCCGATCTTCGCAACCGTTGCCGAAGCCAAGGAAAAGACCGGTGCGGATGCATCCGTGATCTACGTTCCGCCGGCGGGTGCTGCGGATGCGATCATCGAGGCGATCGACGCCGAGATCCCGTTTATCACCTGCATCACCGAGGGCATCCCGGTCATGGACATGGTGCGCGTGAAGGCAAAGCTCGACAAGTCGAAGTCGCGCCTGCTCGGCCCCAACTGCCCGGGCATTCTCACGCCGGAAGAGTGCAAGATCGGCATCATGCCTGGTTCGATCTTCCGCAAGGGTTCGGTCGGTATCGTGTCCCGCTCGGGAACCCTGACCTATGAAGCCGTGTTCCAGACCTCGAACGAAGGTCTTGGCCAGACGACGGCTGTCGGTATCGGCGGCGATCCGGTGAAGGGCACCGAGTTCATCGACGTTTTGGAAATGTTCCTGGCCGACGAAGCCACGACCTCGATCATCATGATCGGCGAAATCGGCGGTTCGGCGGAAGAAGATGCGGCGCAGTTCCTCATCGACGAAGCCAAAAAGGGCCGCAAGAAGCCGATGGCCGGCTTCATCGCGGGCCGTACCGCACCGAAGGGCCGCACCATGGGTCACGCCGGCGCTGTCGTCTCGGGCGGCAAGGGTGACGCGGAGTCGAAGATCGCGGCCATGGAAGCGGCCGGCATCAAGGTTTCGCCGTCTCCGGCCCGTCTCGGCAAGACGCTGGTTGAAGTCCTGAAGGGCTGA